The Acropora muricata isolate sample 2 chromosome 5, ASM3666990v1, whole genome shotgun sequence genome includes a window with the following:
- the LOC136916586 gene encoding uncharacterized protein, producing MSNFLPSIENLRKSSLPAAKRIYSAMDYLEGVRSSGSMVGKRRFTKESREKAKKLRLCATEQKPLNKLERTKEYSQELNSRKEKAKLARERHLAHDNSHRKLRELGQREKRRFNELFSVYALQQGPSFRDSARIVKPKFPVLLNSSKSRVICREKTQNSHHPNLSPSNKLDRDQHD from the coding sequence ATGTCAAATTTTCTTCCTTCAATTGAAAATCTGAGAAAGAGTTCGCTTCCAGCCGCAAAGAGGATTTATTCAGCGATGGATTACTTAGAAGGAGTTAGGAGTAGTGGTAGCATGGTAGGAAAACGAAGGTTTACCAAGGAATCGAgggaaaaagcaaagaaactcAGGCTTTGTGCGACTGAACAAAAGCCACTAAACAAGTTGGAAAGAACAAAGGAATATTCCCAAGAGCTGAATTCGCGGAAAGAAAAGGCTAAACTTGCGCGTGAGAGGCACCTAGCTCACGATAACAGCCACCGGAAACTCCGAGAATTGGGACAGAGGGAAAAGAGGAGGTTCAAtgaattattttcagtttatgcGTTGCAACAAGGTCCGTCGTTCAGAGACAGTGCTAGGATAGTTAAGCCCAAATTCCCTGTTTTGCTGAACAGTTCGAAAAGTCGTGTGATTTGTCGAGAAAAGACACAGAATAGTCACCATCCAAATTTATCCCCCAGTAACAAACTGGACAGAGACCAACATGACTAG
- the LOC136916587 gene encoding transmembrane protein 216-like encodes MAGDNRGKTVVELSSLPLQIFLFLNIYYAIIFCIAELLLYIYKGILLPYPDAGVTLGIEIFVIFLLAFFEGIRLFLGYKGNLAERILSLGLSLLLAIPVLFIDLFILLWQTYVLRLEAILVCLAVVLLGIEVIFTIATMITFKRHQTMLR; translated from the exons atggcgggcGATAACAGAG GAAAGACAGTTGTGGAA CTTTCCTCTTTACCATTACAGATTTTTCTATTTCTCAACATTTACTATGCTATTATCTTCTGCATTGCTGAACTATTGCTCTATATCTACAAAG GTATTCTTTTGCCATACCCTGATGCAGGAGTCACACTGGGTATTGAAATCTTCGTCATTTTTCTTTTGGCATTCTTTGAGGGTATCAGACTCTTTCTAG GTTACAAGGGAAATCTGGCAGAGCGCATATTATCGCTTGGTCTTTCACTACTACTTGCTATCCCTGTACTGTTCATCgacttgtttattttattgtggcAGACTTACGT TTTAAGGTTAGAAGCCATCCTTGTTTGCCTTGCCGTGGTGCTTCTTGGCATTGAAGTGATCTTCACCATAGCTACAATGATCACATTTAAAAG ACACCAAACGATGTTAAGATGA
- the LOC136916589 gene encoding leucine-rich repeat-containing protein 51-like, protein MSSRSKPLALAAIQANNDVPPPLDFSFKNLSGIQDATDEEPRLGPHNSSKTNTDSGQLKSDAKILRFCYNKICDLQYFNSTLEQLLEKPFDLEWLDLSFNDISTIDEVLLQYPKLKILYLHGNQIDKLSEVDKLGALPELFSITLHGNPIEDIPGYKQYVISALPQLKVFNTITITNQDRLDASTWKRKFRKK, encoded by the exons ATGTCAAGTAGATCTAAGCCATTAGCTTTGGCTGCAATTCAGGCAAATAATGATGTTCCCCCTCCGctggatttttccttcaaaaacttaTCGGGAATCCAAG ATGCCACGGATGAAGAACCAAGACTAGGACCACACAACAGTTCCAAG ACAAATACGGATTCAGGACAACTTAAAAGTGATGCCAAAATCCTTCGCTTTTGCTACAATAAGATCTGTGACCTTCAGTACTTTAATTCCACTCTTGAGCAATTGTTGGAAAAACCATTTGATTTAGAATGGCTGGATTTATCTTTCAACGACATCTCGACCATTGATGAG GTGTTACTTCAATATCCCAAATTGAAGATTCTGTACCTACATGGAAACCAGATTGACAAACTGTCAGAAGTTGACAAACTTGGTGCCCTTCCTGAACTCTTTAGTATAACATTGCATGGGAATCCTATTGAGGACATCCCAGGTTACAAACAGTATGTGATTTCTGCCCTGCCTCAACTCAAGGTATTCAATACTATTACAATCACTAATCAAGATCGCTTGGATGCCTCAACTTGGAAGCGCAAGTTCAGGAAAAAATGA